Proteins from a single region of Flavobacterium sp. YJ01:
- a CDS encoding DUF4249 domain-containing protein, with translation MNKLKKYMVMNKALALISLLFVFSFASCEDVVNLDLETGETKLVVDAEILWKKGTSGNEQTIKISKTAPYYSGSTPKVSGAQVRVENSNGDVFTFNETEAGVYKCNNFVPVINMDYKLFINAEGQSYTATEKLTASTPINKIEQKIVPDFGGEDVIELTFYYNDPADQINFYVTDYQSEFLIYPEYEITNDDFYNGNEISTRFSHEDMKAGNTVKITHRGVSKNFFNYWKLILEASSSNPFQVPPGNIRGNIINTNDANNTAFGYFRLCEADQVDYLVK, from the coding sequence ATGAATAAATTGAAAAAATATATGGTAATGAATAAAGCGCTGGCATTAATAAGTCTTCTTTTTGTTTTTTCTTTTGCTTCTTGTGAAGATGTTGTAAACCTAGATCTGGAAACAGGAGAAACGAAACTTGTAGTTGATGCTGAAATTTTATGGAAAAAAGGTACATCAGGAAACGAACAAACAATCAAAATAAGTAAAACGGCTCCTTATTATAGCGGCTCAACTCCAAAAGTTTCTGGCGCACAAGTTAGAGTAGAAAACAGTAATGGAGATGTTTTTACTTTTAACGAAACTGAGGCTGGAGTTTACAAATGCAATAATTTTGTTCCCGTTATCAACATGGATTATAAATTATTTATTAATGCCGAAGGACAAAGTTATACGGCAACAGAAAAGCTGACCGCTTCTACTCCAATTAATAAGATAGAACAGAAAATTGTTCCAGACTTTGGAGGTGAAGATGTAATCGAATTGACTTTTTATTACAACGATCCGGCTGACCAAATCAATTTTTATGTAACCGATTATCAAAGCGAATTTTTGATTTATCCAGAATACGAAATCACAAATGATGATTTTTATAACGGAAATGAAATAAGCACGAGATTTTCTCACGAAGACATGAAAGCTGGAAATACGGTAAAAATTACGCACAGAGGTGTTTCAAAAAATTTCTTTAATTACTGGAAATTAATTCTGGAAGCTTCAAGCTCAAATCCTTTTCAGGTTCCGCCTGGAAATATAAGAGGAAATATTATAAATACTAATGATGCTAATAATACTGCATTTGGTTACTTCAGGCTTTGCGAAGCCGATCAAGTTGATTATTTGGTGAAGTAA
- a CDS encoding endo-1,4-beta-xylanase encodes MIKQYILGALTALMFASCSNDEKVVFINAEEGDSGNPNPITQTLKEKAKFKIGAAVKMRDLQNEANFKNAVLKHYSQITAEFEMKMASIWTSSTAYNYTPADYLVGFAQDNKLEVHGHTLVWYDSFPEWFKNAKYDSIAFESKVKVYITDVVGRYKGKVKSWDVVNEVFADGGAMRNETVINSLFKDPIGFYGRCFRYAKAADPDAKLFYNDYSVVLDAGKRASIKKMVTRFKANGVPIDGLGDQFHYATDTNRQTMKTGFTDMASTGLLIHISELDIKVNTAKSDSYVFNDAEAQKQSETYKYITSMYEELPQTQKFAISTWGVTDKYTWLTSFWHSKEYPLLLDADYNKKPAYQGFLDGLK; translated from the coding sequence ATGATAAAACAATATATTTTAGGAGCATTAACCGCTTTGATGTTTGCCTCTTGCAGCAACGACGAAAAAGTGGTTTTTATTAATGCTGAAGAAGGCGATTCAGGAAATCCAAATCCGATTACACAGACTTTAAAGGAAAAGGCAAAATTTAAAATTGGAGCCGCAGTCAAAATGAGAGATTTGCAAAATGAAGCCAATTTTAAAAATGCAGTTTTAAAACATTACAGTCAGATTACAGCCGAATTTGAAATGAAAATGGCGAGTATCTGGACTTCTTCAACGGCTTACAATTATACCCCAGCCGATTATCTAGTTGGTTTTGCTCAGGATAATAAATTAGAAGTTCACGGGCATACTTTAGTTTGGTACGATTCTTTTCCAGAATGGTTTAAAAATGCCAAATACGATTCAATTGCTTTCGAATCGAAAGTCAAAGTTTACATTACCGATGTTGTAGGACGTTACAAAGGCAAAGTAAAAAGCTGGGATGTTGTAAACGAAGTTTTTGCCGATGGCGGAGCAATGAGAAATGAAACTGTTATTAATTCTTTGTTTAAAGATCCAATCGGATTTTACGGCAGATGTTTCCGTTACGCAAAAGCGGCAGATCCAGATGCAAAATTATTTTACAATGATTACAGCGTAGTTTTAGACGCAGGGAAAAGAGCTTCCATCAAAAAAATGGTGACCAGATTCAAAGCAAACGGAGTTCCAATAGATGGTTTAGGAGATCAGTTTCATTACGCAACAGATACCAACAGACAAACCATGAAAACGGGTTTTACCGATATGGCTTCGACAGGATTGCTAATTCACATTTCAGAATTAGATATCAAGGTAAATACAGCAAAATCAGATTCGTACGTTTTTAATGATGCCGAAGCGCAAAAACAATCTGAAACCTACAAATACATTACATCGATGTACGAAGAATTGCCTCAAACTCAAAAATTTGCCATTTCAACTTGGGGAGTAACGGATAAATATACTTGGCTTACAAGCTTCTGGCATTCAAAAGAATATCCTTTGCTATTAGATGCTGATTACAATAAAAAGCCAGCTTACCAAGGATTTTTAGATGGATTGAAATAG
- a CDS encoding PKD domain-containing protein, which yields MTIKLNHIEKFKYLFFVLFAVLFSCEDDVREVYLYKKGTIEATSTDTAIKGGETVTYTDSSTKIRAIKWTFQGGSPGASIEPVVEVKYTKAGTFTTTLEITHVDNTVQKKTFTVVVEAPPTPPIVIPADALKIYSENPDFTKTAPVLNWVSSNQFVIKEVATEGYENAYRNFTLPATPPAAEAKWAMAILQFVNFTDISSYTYLNLAVRTTSTGKIRFRMKDATNTGYVEFDATSNLYGLKRDGSWNMVKIPIADYKKQNAALDLTKIKDILVLRSVDPEDVRALNNYSFDIDHIYLSK from the coding sequence ATGACCATAAAACTAAATCATATAGAAAAATTTAAATATTTATTTTTTGTGCTTTTCGCAGTTTTGTTTTCCTGCGAAGATGATGTACGCGAAGTGTATCTTTATAAAAAAGGAACAATAGAAGCAACTTCAACCGATACTGCTATTAAAGGCGGAGAAACGGTTACTTATACTGATTCGTCAACAAAAATTAGAGCTATCAAATGGACATTTCAAGGCGGTTCTCCTGGAGCTTCTATCGAACCAGTTGTTGAAGTAAAATATACCAAAGCGGGAACTTTTACCACAACTCTAGAAATAACGCATGTCGATAATACAGTTCAAAAGAAAACTTTTACAGTTGTGGTTGAAGCGCCGCCAACTCCGCCAATTGTTATTCCAGCCGATGCTTTAAAAATTTACTCTGAAAATCCTGATTTCACAAAGACGGCACCTGTTTTAAATTGGGTTTCAAGTAATCAGTTTGTAATCAAAGAAGTGGCAACTGAAGGTTATGAAAATGCTTACAGAAACTTCACTCTTCCAGCGACACCACCGGCAGCAGAAGCAAAATGGGCAATGGCAATTTTACAGTTTGTGAATTTTACAGATATTTCATCTTACACATACCTGAATTTAGCGGTAAGAACTACAAGTACTGGAAAAATCAGATTTAGAATGAAAGATGCAACCAATACAGGTTATGTAGAATTTGATGCAACAAGTAATCTTTATGGTCTAAAAAGAGACGGAAGCTGGAACATGGTTAAAATTCCAATTGCCGATTACAAAAAACAAAATGCGGCTTTAGATTTAACTAAAATTAAAGATATTTTGGTTTTAAGAAGTGTTGATCCAGAAGACGTAAGAGCTTTAAATAATTACTCTTTCGATATCGATCATATTTATTTATCTAAATAA
- a CDS encoding TonB-dependent receptor, translating into MKHIISACFFLLSLSMTAQKVTVTVDQNVTLKEFFKQIENQSDYKFAFTEQFDTSKKYFTKKSTFKQIEVEKLIAELNKTASVQFSIVGNNIFVKQKSQSQKATKKKSKLKGQIFDNERQPVIGANVFIKELEAGTITDLNGKYSFEIPNGTYTLMISYVGSKNQEKQITVSDDVTMNFSIESDSQQLGEVIVMNNKATDIKTTQMSVNKLSMQEIKKIPVAMGEPDPLKSILTLPGVTNAGEASSGFNVRGGAADQNLILLDGAPVYADSHMFGFFSIFNADIVNGLDLYKGGIPSKFGGRVSSVLDVAQQTGDFQDYKVNGGIGIISSRLLVQGPIQKEKSSFILSGRTSYAHLFMKLADNNNSAMFYDLNAKLNFRFDANNTLSFSGYFGNDLFDINDRFASTYGSTMGILSWKHKFSNSLNSNLSAFYSDYRFNLEIPIESFKWDSNIQSYGLKYNWNYQKTEKFKINYGIDGLYYNFNPGVVAPTASDSQFNYKQLDKKYALEASAFIDFENQITEKLNFRYGLRYSSFYRFGPEPISTYENGQAVVYNPLYKIYEEGTPTGTINYKKGQAISTFNNLEPRAALSYAFNEETSIKASYNRMAQYIHILANTQSPLPMSIWTPSGPFTKPQLLDQYAMGYFRNFKDGDYSLETELFYKNVQNRIDYIDGADVLANNNIEQVILNGKARSYGMELLFRKNVGVFTGWISYTLSRAEQKTPGRTPEEPGIANGDWYLSGYDKLHNLSIVGSYELNPKWSFNGNFTLQSGQPVTYANGYYEMGGIHVPNYSLRNENRLPLFHHLDLAATYTPKPDKKKGWQSYWVFSLYNVYNRKNAASVSFTTNEDTGANETRRLSIFGIVPGVSYNFKF; encoded by the coding sequence ATGAAGCATATAATTTCAGCATGCTTTTTTTTACTCAGTTTATCTATGACTGCACAAAAGGTCACGGTAACTGTAGATCAAAATGTAACTTTAAAAGAATTTTTTAAGCAGATCGAAAATCAGTCTGATTATAAATTTGCCTTTACGGAGCAATTCGATACCAGCAAAAAATATTTCACCAAAAAAAGCACTTTTAAGCAAATCGAAGTCGAAAAGCTTATTGCGGAATTAAACAAAACTGCATCTGTACAATTTTCTATAGTAGGTAACAATATTTTTGTAAAACAGAAATCTCAATCTCAAAAAGCAACTAAAAAAAAAAGCAAGCTAAAGGGACAGATTTTTGACAATGAAAGACAACCTGTTATTGGTGCCAATGTTTTTATTAAGGAATTGGAAGCTGGCACAATAACAGATCTTAACGGAAAATATAGCTTTGAAATTCCAAACGGAACTTACACTCTTATGATAAGTTATGTTGGCTCTAAAAATCAGGAGAAACAAATTACAGTTTCTGATGATGTAACGATGAATTTCAGCATAGAATCGGATAGCCAGCAATTGGGAGAAGTGATTGTAATGAATAATAAAGCTACTGATATCAAAACAACTCAAATGAGTGTTAACAAGCTTTCGATGCAGGAAATCAAAAAAATTCCGGTTGCAATGGGCGAACCAGATCCGTTGAAATCGATTCTAACTCTGCCTGGAGTTACCAACGCCGGAGAAGCTTCTTCTGGTTTTAACGTTCGAGGCGGTGCTGCCGACCAAAATTTGATTCTTTTGGATGGCGCGCCAGTTTATGCAGATTCGCACATGTTTGGTTTTTTCTCGATTTTCAATGCTGATATCGTAAATGGTTTAGATTTATATAAGGGCGGAATTCCGTCTAAATTTGGAGGACGCGTTTCTTCTGTTTTAGATGTAGCGCAGCAAACTGGAGATTTTCAAGATTACAAAGTAAATGGTGGAATCGGAATTATTTCGAGCCGCCTTTTGGTTCAAGGACCAATACAGAAAGAGAAAAGTTCGTTCATCCTTTCCGGACGTACTTCGTATGCGCATTTGTTCATGAAACTGGCGGACAATAACAACTCCGCCATGTTTTATGATTTGAATGCCAAGTTAAATTTCCGTTTTGATGCCAATAATACGTTGTCTTTTTCGGGTTATTTCGGAAATGATTTATTTGATATAAACGACCGTTTTGCAAGCACTTACGGAAGCACAATGGGAATTTTAAGCTGGAAACATAAATTTTCTAATAGTTTAAACAGCAATTTATCTGCTTTTTACAGCGATTATAGATTTAATCTTGAGATTCCGATTGAAAGCTTTAAATGGGATAGCAACATTCAGAGTTACGGATTGAAATACAATTGGAATTATCAGAAAACTGAAAAATTTAAAATCAATTACGGTATAGACGGTTTGTATTATAATTTTAATCCGGGAGTTGTTGCGCCTACTGCTTCAGATTCGCAGTTTAATTACAAACAGCTAGATAAAAAATATGCTCTGGAAGCTTCTGCTTTTATTGATTTTGAAAATCAGATTACAGAAAAACTGAATTTCCGTTACGGACTTCGTTACAGTTCTTTTTATCGTTTTGGGCCAGAACCAATTAGCACTTACGAAAATGGTCAGGCAGTTGTATACAATCCGTTATATAAAATTTACGAAGAAGGAACGCCGACCGGAACCATCAATTATAAAAAAGGACAAGCAATTAGTACTTTCAATAATTTAGAACCTAGAGCCGCATTGTCTTATGCTTTTAATGAGGAAACTTCTATAAAAGCAAGTTACAACAGAATGGCGCAGTACATTCATATTTTAGCCAATACGCAATCTCCTTTACCAATGAGCATCTGGACTCCAAGCGGACCTTTTACAAAACCTCAACTTTTAGATCAGTATGCAATGGGTTATTTCAGAAATTTCAAAGACGGAGATTATTCTTTAGAAACCGAATTATTTTATAAAAATGTCCAAAATCGTATTGATTATATTGACGGAGCTGATGTTTTGGCTAACAATAATATTGAACAGGTAATTCTGAACGGAAAAGCCAGATCATACGGAATGGAATTATTATTTAGAAAAAATGTCGGTGTTTTCACCGGATGGATTTCTTATACTCTATCTCGCGCTGAGCAAAAAACACCAGGAAGAACTCCAGAAGAACCAGGAATTGCAAACGGCGATTGGTATTTATCGGGATATGATAAATTACATAATTTAAGCATTGTAGGAAGTTATGAACTGAATCCGAAATGGTCTTTTAATGGAAATTTCACTTTGCAATCTGGTCAGCCTGTGACTTACGCAAATGGGTATTATGAAATGGGAGGCATTCATGTTCCGAATTATTCATTGAGAAATGAAAACCGTTTACCGCTTTTCCATCACTTAGATCTTGCGGCGACTTATACTCCAAAACCAGACAAAAAGAAAGGCTGGCAAAGCTATTGGGTATTCAGCCTTTACAATGTTTACAACAGAAAAAATGCTGCTTCTGTGAGTTTTACAACCAATGAAGATACAGGAGCAAACGAAACCAGAAGACTTTCTATTTTCGGAATTGTACCTGGAGTTTCTTATAATTTTAAATTTTAA
- a CDS encoding FecR family protein, which translates to MDKKKLDDEFEKAWNETHASHSEDEKEVSWEQFHAATFAKKKTKSKPWRYYAAASVLLFVLIGTGIFLNKNSLTESNVIAETIIENTSSAIKYVTLPDSSKVELSPNSKISYGANFALNRKIEIDGEAYFKVKKDKQHPFQVFCDETTTTVLGTSFIVKESENEQITVELFEGSVQMNIKGQDQKWILKPGEKFTYGNQTAAVTEFSRFVDFDNQKLSDVSKYIEENYGYKVILPNENLNQKITIRINKKEDLKIIVQLISEMYNLNFEINEDLKQITFQ; encoded by the coding sequence ATGGATAAGAAAAAACTTGACGATGAATTTGAAAAAGCATGGAATGAAACTCATGCTTCACATTCAGAAGATGAAAAAGAAGTTTCTTGGGAACAATTTCATGCCGCAACTTTTGCCAAAAAGAAAACCAAATCTAAACCTTGGCGTTATTATGCTGCAGCCTCGGTTTTACTTTTTGTGCTTATTGGAACTGGAATTTTCTTAAATAAAAATTCTCTTACCGAAAGTAATGTTATTGCCGAAACGATTATCGAAAATACTTCTTCGGCAATAAAATATGTGACTTTACCAGATAGTTCAAAAGTAGAATTGAGTCCGAATTCTAAAATTTCTTACGGAGCTAATTTTGCTTTAAACAGAAAAATCGAAATCGATGGTGAAGCTTATTTTAAAGTTAAAAAAGACAAACAACATCCTTTTCAAGTTTTCTGCGACGAAACTACAACAACAGTTTTAGGGACTTCATTTATTGTAAAAGAATCTGAAAATGAGCAAATAACTGTTGAACTTTTTGAAGGAAGCGTTCAGATGAATATAAAAGGTCAAGACCAAAAATGGATTTTAAAACCTGGCGAGAAATTTACATACGGAAATCAAACCGCAGCTGTAACCGAATTTAGCCGTTTTGTAGATTTTGATAATCAGAAACTTTCTGACGTAAGTAAATATATTGAAGAGAATTATGGCTATAAAGTGATTCTTCCAAATGAAAATCTGAATCAGAAAATTACAATCCGAATCAATAAAAAAGAGGATTTAAAGATAATTGTACAATTAATATCAGAAATGTATAACCTAAATTTTGAGATCAATGAAGATTTAAAACAGATTACCTTTCAATAG
- a CDS encoding glycoside hydrolase family 2 TIM barrel-domain containing protein: MKKIVMLCCTFLLMGKAVAQEVPLVSNIAARNNITLNGKWSYIVDPLENGYYDYRLMPFKNNGFFENKKWNATDLTEYNFATSATMDIPSDWNSKDERLFFYEGTVWFQKDFNYKKDAKTKGILHFGAVNYDAKVYVNGKLAGTHVGGYTPFNFDVTDLLVDGNNFVVVKADNKRHKDNVPTVNMDWWNYGGITRDVTLAQVPNTYIEDYLVQLDKKEKGKISGWIKLNNESANQSVSVSIPELKIKKSVTTDAKGIAYFEIKANPILWTPEKPKLYEVTISKADENIADQIGFRTIEAKGKEILLNGKKVFLRGISIHEEAPFRSGRGWSQDDAITLLNWAKELGCNYVRLAHYPHNENMVREAEKMGIMIWSEVPVYWTISWTNPDTYANAERQLHDMIYRDKNRCGIVIWSIANETPHSDERDIFLSKLAKYARTQDNTRLISMAMEVTKSPNNVNTLHDNMNEYVDIVSFNQYLGWYRGTNESCKDMQWVIPYNKPVIISEFGGEALQGLHGDKKERWNEEYQEELYIQNTQMFNRIEGLAGVSPWILVDFRSPRRQLPNIQDFFNRKGLISDQGIKKKAFYVMKDWYAQKEKEYGN; this comes from the coding sequence ATGAAAAAAATTGTAATGCTGTGTTGTACTTTTCTATTAATGGGAAAAGCCGTAGCACAGGAAGTTCCATTAGTTTCTAATATTGCTGCCAGAAACAATATTACTTTAAACGGAAAATGGAGTTACATCGTAGATCCGCTTGAAAATGGATATTACGATTACCGTTTAATGCCTTTTAAAAACAATGGATTTTTCGAAAATAAAAAATGGAATGCAACAGATTTAACGGAGTATAATTTCGCGACTTCTGCTACAATGGATATTCCGTCTGATTGGAATTCGAAAGACGAAAGGTTGTTTTTTTATGAAGGAACAGTTTGGTTTCAAAAAGACTTCAATTATAAAAAAGATGCTAAAACAAAAGGGATTTTGCATTTTGGAGCCGTTAATTATGATGCGAAAGTATACGTAAACGGAAAATTGGCAGGAACTCACGTTGGTGGTTACACACCTTTCAATTTTGATGTAACCGATTTATTAGTCGACGGAAATAATTTCGTAGTTGTAAAAGCAGACAACAAACGCCATAAAGATAATGTGCCAACGGTAAACATGGATTGGTGGAATTACGGTGGTATCACAAGAGATGTGACTTTGGCGCAAGTTCCGAATACTTATATTGAAGATTATTTGGTTCAATTGGATAAAAAAGAAAAAGGGAAAATTTCTGGCTGGATAAAATTGAATAATGAAAGTGCGAATCAATCTGTTTCGGTTTCTATTCCAGAACTGAAAATCAAAAAAAGCGTAACAACAGACGCAAAAGGAATCGCGTATTTTGAAATTAAAGCCAATCCAATTTTATGGACGCCTGAAAAGCCAAAATTATATGAGGTAACTATTTCTAAAGCTGATGAAAATATCGCAGATCAAATTGGTTTTAGAACTATTGAAGCTAAAGGAAAAGAAATCCTTTTAAACGGAAAAAAAGTCTTTTTACGCGGAATCAGTATTCACGAAGAAGCGCCTTTTAGATCAGGAAGAGGTTGGTCGCAAGATGATGCGATTACTTTGTTGAATTGGGCAAAAGAATTAGGCTGTAATTATGTTCGTCTGGCGCATTATCCGCACAACGAAAATATGGTAAGAGAAGCCGAAAAAATGGGAATTATGATATGGTCTGAGGTTCCAGTTTATTGGACCATTTCTTGGACAAATCCTGATACTTATGCAAACGCAGAACGTCAATTGCACGACATGATTTACAGAGATAAAAACCGTTGCGGAATCGTAATTTGGTCAATTGCTAATGAAACGCCGCACAGTGATGAAAGAGATATTTTCTTAAGCAAATTGGCAAAATACGCTCGCACACAAGATAATACTCGTTTAATAAGTATGGCGATGGAAGTGACTAAAAGTCCGAACAATGTCAATACACTTCACGACAATATGAATGAATATGTAGACATTGTAAGTTTCAACCAGTATTTAGGTTGGTATAGAGGAACGAACGAATCTTGCAAAGATATGCAATGGGTAATTCCGTACAACAAACCTGTAATTATCAGTGAGTTTGGAGGTGAAGCGTTACAAGGTCTTCACGGAGACAAAAAAGAACGTTGGAATGAAGAATATCAGGAAGAATTATACATTCAAAATACGCAAATGTTCAACAGAATTGAAGGTTTAGCAGGAGTTTCGCCTTGGATTTTAGTTGATTTTAGATCTCCAAGAAGACAATTGCCAAACATTCAGGATTTCTTTAACCGCAAAGGATTAATTTCAGATCAAGGAATTAAGAAGAAAGCTTTTTATGTGATGAAAGATTGGTACGCCCAGAAAGAGAAAGAATATGGAAATTAA
- a CDS encoding type 1 glutamine amidotransferase, which yields MNIHFIQHETYEAPGAYLTWAESRNCKISFSKVFQKDVLPYSIEFIDMLIIMGGPQSPNTTIEECPHFDADAEIRLIQKCISAGKAVVGVCLGSQLIGEALGARFNHSPEKEIGVFPITLTEEGKNDKKINHFGNILNVGHWHNDMPGLTKESKVLAFSEGCPIQIVSYSDLVYGFQCHMELTTEVVSLLIESETDLLDKSKKHLFVQNPETILSHNYNEMNEKLFQFLDKLIFAYKN from the coding sequence ATGAACATACACTTCATACAACACGAAACATACGAAGCCCCTGGTGCCTATCTTACATGGGCAGAAAGCAGAAACTGCAAAATTTCTTTTTCTAAAGTTTTTCAAAAAGACGTTTTGCCCTATTCAATAGAGTTTATAGACATGCTCATTATAATGGGAGGACCTCAAAGTCCAAATACTACAATTGAAGAATGTCCTCACTTCGACGCTGATGCTGAAATCAGATTAATACAAAAATGCATTTCTGCAGGAAAAGCAGTTGTTGGTGTTTGTTTGGGTTCTCAATTAATTGGAGAAGCTTTAGGAGCAAGATTTAATCATAGCCCCGAGAAAGAAATTGGTGTATTTCCGATAACCTTAACCGAAGAGGGGAAAAATGACAAGAAAATAAATCATTTCGGAAATATCTTAAATGTCGGACATTGGCACAACGATATGCCCGGTTTAACAAAAGAAAGTAAAGTTTTGGCTTTTAGCGAAGGCTGTCCAATTCAAATTGTTTCTTATTCAGATCTTGTTTATGGTTTCCAATGCCATATGGAATTAACAACGGAAGTCGTTTCTCTTTTAATCGAAAGTGAAACAGATTTATTGGACAAAAGCAAAAAACATCTATTTGTTCAAAATCCTGAAACTATTTTATCTCATAATTATAATGAAATGAATGAAAAACTATTTCAATTTTTAGATAAACTAATCTTTGCTTACAAAAACTGA
- a CDS encoding RNA polymerase sigma factor has protein sequence MDNKKFILSLKKGNEAAFKEVYFNYYDKLINIARRFNSSVLTPEDFVQETFIRLYNKKELLLEDVLLDKQLFTICKNIIINHINRENKIIQLDPQVDILQEETDSTIFDERKEKLHNFINQLPEQQQKIFTLHKLENLSYKEIAEITDLSEKTIANHIYLASKFIRKKIENH, from the coding sequence ATGGACAATAAAAAGTTTATTTTAAGTTTAAAAAAAGGTAATGAAGCAGCTTTCAAAGAAGTTTACTTCAACTATTACGATAAACTTATAAATATTGCCAGACGATTTAATTCTTCTGTTCTTACTCCTGAAGATTTTGTTCAGGAAACTTTCATCAGATTATATAATAAAAAAGAATTACTGCTCGAAGATGTTTTGCTAGACAAACAATTGTTTACCATTTGCAAAAATATCATCATCAACCACATTAATAGAGAAAACAAAATAATTCAGCTCGATCCTCAAGTTGATATCTTACAGGAAGAAACCGATTCTACAATTTTTGATGAGAGAAAAGAAAAACTTCACAACTTCATTAATCAGCTTCCTGAACAACAGCAAAAAATATTCACTTTACACAAACTGGAAAACCTTAGCTATAAGGAGATTGCAGAAATAACGGATCTTTCTGAAAAGACCATTGCCAATCATATTTATCTTGCCAGCAAATTTATTCGAAAAAAAATCGAAAACCATTAG